In Kangiella koreensis DSM 16069, the DNA window ACCTGTGATACAGACATGCTCACATCCGTATTGTTTAATTTCGGCAAGGATCTCTTCAAACCTCATCCACTCACCACCACCGAATGCATAATCAGTATCACAATAGACACAACGCAGAGGGCAGCCTGTCAAACGAACAAACACTGTAGGCACGCCAACAGTAAGGCTTTCGCCCTGCAACGAATGGAATATTTCGGTGATCCGTAATTTACTCATAGAGCAAGCTCAAACCTGGCTGGGATGGGAATGATGAAAATATGCGCGGATTGTAGCAAAAGCTGCCTTTAAAGACAGCTTTTAGCGATTATTTGATGATTCTTGAGGGTTTTATAGAGTGTCGAGCTTGGCTTTAGCTAATCGGCCGGCTGTAGTATTTGGGAACAGCTTGCTGACTTGTTGATAGGTCGCTTTAGCAGCAGCCTTATCACCTTTGAGCTCCTGAACCTGAGCAAGCTTTAGCATAGCTTTATCCTTGATACTGGTATCAGGGAACTGCTCATATACTGCTTTGAATTGGTTTTCCGCTTCAGCATACTCTTTATCACTGAAGTGCAACTGACCTAATAAATAATGCGCGTTAGACGCTAGAGAATCCTTAGGATAGTCGCTGACAAAAGTTTTAAAAGCGCTTTTGGCTTGCGGATACTTTTGTTCATTGAATAATGTGAAAGCTTGATTATAAGCCTGTTGGGCCCGATTGCTTGCGCCATTATTACTTGTATTGGCATTGTCAGAGCTCAGCTCTTCAGTTTCTGAAGTAGACAATGTAGCTCCACCTTGCAATCGACGATCTAAATCAAGATAAAGTTCACGCTGCTGTTTGGTGAGCTGGTTGATTCTGTAATCTTGCTGTTCAACTTGACCACGAAGTTGGCGAACTTCTTGCTGGAGTTGATTCACTTGCATAATCAACTCAGCCATAATTTGGCTTTGTTGGCTGGTTTGCTGCTGTTGAACGGCTGAAATATCTCGGGCGTCAACAACTGGTGCAGCGGCATTACTCACAGCCGAAGCTGTGAGTAATGTTACACCTAATAGATTAAATACAACGTTTTTCATTACTGATATTTAATCTCTACACGACGATTTTCTTGCCATGCTGACTCGTTATGAGCTGGGTTTGCTGGAGACTCTTCACCAAAGCTAATCACTTCAATGTTTGAATCAGACACACCATAAGTTCTCATTAATTGAGCAACTGATTTTGCACGACGCTCACCCAATGCCAAGTTGTATTCTGGAGTACCGCGCTCATCAGCGTGGCCTTCTAGAACAACACTTTTACCACTGCTTTGGATATACATAGCGTGTGCTTCAAGAACTTCTACATATTCGCTACGGATAGAATCATCATCAAAATCAAAGTAGATGACATTGTTATCAAGTAAAGCAGCGATACGTTGTCTTTCAGCTTCTTCAGCAGCGCGTTGACGAGCTAAGGCTTCTGCTTCAGCTTGTGCTGCTGCATCTTCCTGAGCGGTTGTATCAACTTGCTCTTCTTCTGGTTTAGTAGTGCTACATGCAGCCAACGTCAAGGCAGCTGTAAGAGCTAGTAGTAATTGAACCGAACGTTTCATTGTTATCCTCCGGGATTGTTGTCACTGTTATTAACTTATAAAATAAAAGGCGACCAGGCTGGTGCTTTAACTTCCCCAACCGTCGCTGGCAACCTTGCTTTAAAACGTCCATCCATTGAAACCGCGCTAAGAACTTTTTGCCCACCATCAACAGTAGAGAAAATAATCATACTGCCATTGGGTGCAATTGATAGCGACTCGTCGAGTGTGGTCTTTGTTAAGACCGTCAACTGTCCAGTCACTAAATCCTGAGCTGCGATATGGTAAGAGCCATTGGCTTGATGAACCATGACAATACTTTTACCATCCGGTGTAAACTCCGCACCTGCATTGTGAATACCTTCAAAGGTTACCCTGTCTACCTTCTTATCTGCAAGTCTAATACGATAAATTTGTGGTCTACCTCCTCGATCTGAGGTAAAGATCAAACTTTTTCCGTCCGGAGCCCACGATGGCTCTGTATCAATCGCATAATGTCGGGTAAGTCTTTGTAATTGTTTAGTTGCCAGTTCTAGCAAATATAGCTCCGGATTTCCGTCTTTTGACAACACAACCACCATTTTTGATCCATCTGGCGACCAGGCAGGAGCACTGTTGAAGCCTTTATAGCTAGCAACAATTTCTCTTTGCCCTGATGCAATATCTTGAATCACAATTTCCGAACGACCATTCTCAAAAGTCACGTAACTTAATTGCGAAGAATCAGGCGACCAGGTTGGCGACATAATAGGGCTTCGTGATGCAAAAATTCTCTTGCCATTAAACCCATCACTATCCGCAACAAATAATTGATATGGACGGGGATCGTTGCGGTTAACTTCAACATAGGCGATCTGGGTTGCAAAAGCACCTCGCTCACCCGTCAAGGCTTCGTAAATCTCATCCGCTGCAATATGCGCGCCCCAACGGAAGTTATCGTTATCAACAACCTTTGTTTTCAATACCATCAAGTGGGATGAACTTGGAATCAAAGGATAACTCCCGTCTTCGATATCAGCGCTAAAAATGGCCTTATCGTTAAAAGGGTCAATCAAATCGTATGACACCATGTAGTTGCCGGATGCCGTTTGGCTCACCGTGCCATAGACCACTCCATCAACACCCAGTTTACGCCACTCTTCGAGGTTTACCTGGTCAATAGAGTAAGGGTGTTGAGGTAATTTTGATATTTCAGTTGGGTTAAATTTACCGCTACGACGCAAGTCATCCGCTATTATTTTGGCAAAATCAAACGGAGGTTGTCCTTGCACCGCAGATTCAGATTCAAACTTAAAAGGAACAACCGCAATAGGTCGTGCATCAGAGCGCCCTTCGGTAATATAAATTTGAATTTCAGCCTTGCTGGCCAAAGCCATAAGGCTGATGCTGATAATTGCTAGCGTTTTAAAAATATAATTCATGCTTTAGCCTTAATTTTTTTTAAACTTTACTCATTGAGCTTTAATCTTTAAAGCTGGGATCAAAGACAATGGTCATTTCACGCAACTCTTTCATGACCTCTGGGTCATCCGAAGCTGGTAATGGCGACGAACGCGTAATGGCCGTTTTACCGGTCTCACAATAATCGTAATCACCACCCAAAGCCTCAGTTTGTAACACAACACCACCTGGTCCCATTGAGATTTTTATGGAGCAGGCTCCTGATGTTTTTGGAGGATACCAATTACGCTTAATTTTAGCGGTAATTAATGCGGTCAACTTCTCAACTTCAGACATTATTTGTCCTCGACGAACCGTATCACGCTGCGCTTCAAAGAACTCGTCATCCATTGCAGCCATTTCTTCTTCCAACTTTCTGAGCTCTTCTTCTTTGCGCTTTTGCTCTGCTTCAGCCTCTTTACGTTTACGCTCTTCTTCTTCCTTACGCTTACGTTCAGCCTCTGCTTTCTTACGTTTTTCTTCTTCAAGGCGCTGCTTTTCTTCAGCCTCTTTACGTTGTTGCTCTTCTAGTTCTTCCTTCTTTTTCTCTTCTTCAAGCTTTTTCTGCTTCTCGGCAGCCAGTTGTTTTTGTTTCTCTTGCTCTAACTTCTCTTGCTTTTCCTGCTCAACTTTTTCTTGTAGCTGACGTTGTTTTTCAGCTTCAAGACGCTTTTGTTCCTGTTCTTTTGCGAGCTGTTTCTTACGCTCTTCTTCCAAGCGTTTCTTCTCAGCTTCCTGTTGCTTCTTGATGGCATTCGCATCAGGTTTTGGTAGCTCTTTGGCTGTCACTATTTTGGCGTTTATCGGAGCGTCCACATATTCATGCTTAACATCCACCTCATCATCCCAGGCAAAATTAAATACCAATAGCCCAATAACAATCACATGGACTGCTATTGATAAAACAATCGGAACAATGTTCTTTTTTTCTGACACCAATTAATACCTAATCGTTTATTACAATGAATCGGTCATTAAACCGACATTTTCCACACCAAACTGTTGCCTCAATTCATCCATCAACTCAACCACGGTCCCATAAGGAACTCTGCGATCACCCTTGATCATAATCGGCGAATTGGGAGAGTTCTCACGCTCTCTGGCAATCAAGGTCATCAACTCATCCAGGGTTAAGTCTCGAAATTGTCGCGAACCAATATCCATGTGAAAAGATTCATCGGCTTTAATACCCACCACAAACGGGTCATACTCATCCGGTGAAATGGGCTCCGCATGAGCACTCGGTAGCTCAACATCAATACCTGCAGTAATCAGCGGTGCGGTAATCATAAAGATCACCAGCAACACCAGCATCACGTCGATATAAGGCACGACGTTAATTTCAGCATTGGGCCGGCGACGCTCTCTACGCACTAGTTGATTCATGATGACTCCTAGCTATGCGCTTTACGATGCAGTACACCCGAGAATTCTTCCAGGAAATTCTCATACTGAGTTTCGATGCGTTGCAAACGATTGGTAAAGCGATTGTAGGCAATAACCGCTGGAATTGCCGCGAACAAACCCATCGCTGTCGCAATCAAGGCTTCGGCAATACCTGGAGCAACCATCGCTAAAGTAGCCTGCTTCACTGCACCAAGCGCAATAAAGGAATTCATAATGCCCCATACGGTACCAAATAAACCAATGTATGGTGTCACTGAACCCACTGTCGCCAGGAATGATAAATTGCGCTCAAGTTTTTCCACTTCGCGGCTATGAGCCACTCGCATCGCACGGTGCGTTCCATCCATCACTGCCTCAGGGCTGACACCACTTTGCTGACGCAAGCGCATAAATTCACGATAACCCGCCTGAAACAAGGACTCCAAACCGGTAACCGGCTTTTGACGCTGAGATAAATCAGTAGAAAGCTTGCCTAAATCAATGCCAGACCAGAACCGGTCTTCAAACTTTTTACTTTCTCTGGAAGCACTGTTCAAAACGCTGGAGCGCTGGAAAATCATTGCCCAGGAAATAACCGATATTACCAATAACAAAACCATGATGGCCTGTACCGGAATACTGGCATGTAAAAACAAGTTGGCAATCGACATCGGGTCTTCAGACGTTGACAGAACTGTCGTCGTTGTTTCAGCACCAGTCACGAGCTATCTCCTCTTTTAAATAGTCAGGCATGGCAGCAGGTTTCATGGTTTTCATATCAACGCAAGCCACGCGTATTGTTGCTTTATTCACTACTAATTGTTGTTCATCATCAGTGACCACTTCCTGCTCGAAAATCACGCTGGTTCTACGAACGCCAGCGATTCGAGTTTTGATCAGAAGCTTGTCATTAAACCGGGCCGGAAGGAGGTATTTGGCATCCACATGAGCCACAGCAAAAGCTAAGCCCTTGTCGATCAAGATATCCTGTTCCCACCCCAAAGAACGAAGCCATTCTGTACGACCACGCTCATAAAACTTCAAATAATTGGCGTAAAAAACCACGCCCGCCACATCAGTGTCTTCGTAATAGACTCTAACTGGCCAAATAAATTCACGCACACTCATTGTTTTTGCGACTCAGTATTATAACG includes these proteins:
- the ybgF gene encoding tol-pal system protein YbgF; protein product: MKNVVFNLLGVTLLTASAVSNAAAPVVDARDISAVQQQQTSQQSQIMAELIMQVNQLQQEVRQLRGQVEQQDYRINQLTKQQRELYLDLDRRLQGGATLSTSETEELSSDNANTSNNGASNRAQQAYNQAFTLFNEQKYPQAKSAFKTFVSDYPKDSLASNAHYLLGQLHFSDKEYAEAENQFKAVYEQFPDTSIKDKAMLKLAQVQELKGDKAAAKATYQQVSKLFPNTTAGRLAKAKLDTL
- the pal gene encoding peptidoglycan-associated lipoprotein Pal, with amino-acid sequence MKRSVQLLLALTAALTLAACSTTKPEEEQVDTTAQEDAAAQAEAEALARQRAAEEAERQRIAALLDNNVIYFDFDDDSIRSEYVEVLEAHAMYIQSSGKSVVLEGHADERGTPEYNLALGERRAKSVAQLMRTYGVSDSNIEVISFGEESPANPAHNESAWQENRRVEIKYQ
- the tolB gene encoding Tol-Pal system beta propeller repeat protein TolB, which codes for MNYIFKTLAIISISLMALASKAEIQIYITEGRSDARPIAVVPFKFESESAVQGQPPFDFAKIIADDLRRSGKFNPTEISKLPQHPYSIDQVNLEEWRKLGVDGVVYGTVSQTASGNYMVSYDLIDPFNDKAIFSADIEDGSYPLIPSSSHLMVLKTKVVDNDNFRWGAHIAADEIYEALTGERGAFATQIAYVEVNRNDPRPYQLFVADSDGFNGKRIFASRSPIMSPTWSPDSSQLSYVTFENGRSEIVIQDIASGQREIVASYKGFNSAPAWSPDGSKMVVVLSKDGNPELYLLELATKQLQRLTRHYAIDTEPSWAPDGKSLIFTSDRGGRPQIYRIRLADKKVDRVTFEGIHNAGAEFTPDGKSIVMVHQANGSYHIAAQDLVTGQLTVLTKTTLDESLSIAPNGSMIIFSTVDGGQKVLSAVSMDGRFKARLPATVGEVKAPAWSPFIL
- the tolA gene encoding cell envelope integrity protein TolA — its product is MSEKKNIVPIVLSIAVHVIVIGLLVFNFAWDDEVDVKHEYVDAPINAKIVTAKELPKPDANAIKKQQEAEKKRLEEERKKQLAKEQEQKRLEAEKQRQLQEKVEQEKQEKLEQEKQKQLAAEKQKKLEEEKKKEELEEQQRKEAEEKQRLEEEKRKKAEAERKRKEEEERKRKEAEAEQKRKEEELRKLEEEMAAMDDEFFEAQRDTVRRGQIMSEVEKLTALITAKIKRNWYPPKTSGACSIKISMGPGGVVLQTEALGGDYDYCETGKTAITRSSPLPASDDPEVMKELREMTIVFDPSFKD
- the tolR gene encoding protein TolR, which encodes MNQLVRRERRRPNAEINVVPYIDVMLVLLVIFMITAPLITAGIDVELPSAHAEPISPDEYDPFVVGIKADESFHMDIGSRQFRDLTLDELMTLIARERENSPNSPIMIKGDRRVPYGTVVELMDELRQQFGVENVGLMTDSL
- the tolQ gene encoding protein TolQ, encoding MTGAETTTTVLSTSEDPMSIANLFLHASIPVQAIMVLLLVISVISWAMIFQRSSVLNSASRESKKFEDRFWSGIDLGKLSTDLSQRQKPVTGLESLFQAGYREFMRLRQQSGVSPEAVMDGTHRAMRVAHSREVEKLERNLSFLATVGSVTPYIGLFGTVWGIMNSFIALGAVKQATLAMVAPGIAEALIATAMGLFAAIPAVIAYNRFTNRLQRIETQYENFLEEFSGVLHRKAHS
- the ybgC gene encoding tol-pal system-associated acyl-CoA thioesterase, which translates into the protein MSVREFIWPVRVYYEDTDVAGVVFYANYLKFYERGRTEWLRSLGWEQDILIDKGLAFAVAHVDAKYLLPARFNDKLLIKTRIAGVRRTSVIFEQEVVTDDEQQLVVNKATIRVACVDMKTMKPAAMPDYLKEEIARDWC